ACTACTAATCGACCAAGAGAAATATACGGCCGTAGGGGTTGAAATTAATGGAAACCATTTGGCCAGCGTGAGAAAGGGGTTAGTTACGGCTACGGCAACGCTACTCCATCGCGGCGAACGGACGCACGTGTGGAGCATCAGCATTGAAGACGAGCAGGGCCGAAAGGTTATGGTGGGACGGATTACCAACATGATTATAGAGAAAGGGAAGAAGTAGGTGAAAGTAGAAAGAGA
The Williamwhitmania sp. DNA segment above includes these coding regions:
- a CDS encoding hotdog fold thioesterase; protein product: MEDLLTKLNTLCKNTLMETLGIVYTKAEEGFVRATMPVDSHTVQPFGILHGGASMALAESVGSAGSILLIDQEKYTAVGVEINGNHLASVRKGLVTATATLLHRGERTHVWSISIEDEQGRKVMVGRITNMIIEKGKK